The nucleotide window ACCGCAGTGTCAATGGTTCGAGTCCATTAGGAAGCGCCATTTTTTTATTTTTTGGAAAATTTTTTCAAAAGGAGAAGATAAAAAATGAAAAAAACAAATGCTATGAGAGAGTTGGATAAAAATAAGATAAAATATAATTTTATAGAATATGAAGTTGATGAAAATGATTTAGGGGCAGTAGCAGTAGCTATGAAAACAGGACAAGATATTACTAAAATATTTAAAACTCTTGTATTATTAAATGAAAAAAGAGAGATGTTAGTAGCTTGTATTCCTGGAAGTGATACAATAGATCTTAAAAAATTAGCAAAAATAGCTGGGGATAAAAAAGTTGAGATGCTAGAATTAAAAGAGCTATTTAATATGACTGGATATATAAGAGGTGGATGTTCTCCAATAGGAATAAAAAAGAAACATAAGACATATATCCATGAATCAGCTTTAACAAAAGATACAATTTTTGTTAGTGGAGGAGCTAGAGGGATACAAATAGAAATAGATCCTAATATATTAATTAAGCAATTAAATATGACAGTTG belongs to uncultured Fusobacterium sp. and includes:
- the ybaK gene encoding Cys-tRNA(Pro) deacylase, with the translated sequence MKKTNAMRELDKNKIKYNFIEYEVDENDLGAVAVAMKTGQDITKIFKTLVLLNEKREMLVACIPGSDTIDLKKLAKIAGDKKVEMLELKELFNMTGYIRGGCSPIGIKKKHKTYIHESALTKDTIFVSGGARGIQIEIDPNILIKQLNMTVGDIIIK